The following proteins are encoded in a genomic region of bacterium:
- a CDS encoding CPBP family intramembrane metalloprotease, giving the protein MRALSNRSWVSSAPPSRRAIIAFLAAGFAGFVAFLAYYNDAFPEASIDFRISREEAATRSRALLASLDFDLAGYRDVTTLAETRTDINYLERKLGLSKANELFRDTVSVWRWSTRFYRELEEVEYAVLWDISGKLAGLHRKLPENEARPEIPEAVARRVAEEFLAGPAGVDLAQYELIERQEESQPNRLDRTLTWRRIGFDVDGAELRRSVTLQGDEIGHYDTRLKIPEAWSRERTALRKLRDTVNAINGLPILALSLAAVVFFVIALHRRRTHIRAALPIAVAVGLLVIAVQINALPLMLRGYPTTDSFLSFAFKTIAFMLLGGLGAGIGTLGIVAVADAAGRFRPFGPAQRFDALEPRLVRDPGVYRRVLCGYALAFVSLGYVTLFYVAGIRWFGAWTPVDIRFSETFSTWFPSLQALLVGVSAASGEEGLFRLFAIAFLWRITGRPWLSVLLPAIVWGFAHTSYPQEPVYIRGVELTLEGVLFGLVFLRFGIVTTLVSHCVFNTFVGVVPHFQSGDPRLIVFALLALAAPVGFVFAADRAAIRYRRKRGAASTATPAPIPEMPDALASSPVSAATGVLSPGRTVAALAVIAALAIAATTIIDPPDPFGAPPPVTMTPAEAEAISTRYLRDLGYNPEGFRSFTTFDDDRVGLPLYAVAMLGPDDAADRFGAYYARAPQWRTQWYKFETIDRYSVTIADDGRLLRFDADLPEDAPGASIVRTDAIERATDAMRRFDFLADGDWVVEEVDEYARPARLDFDVEWLDESFELAGLRREIEASVAGDRVAGLYPARYDVPDAWERERRMRADDPLHTVWSFAPIAGFLIIGLVVIVRLGRAVVRGQAKRADLHFAIVCALLFGFVASAAWTANKLPGFYDDYAQNTEEPATQYVTRQIAIAAIGALGDTATIFIFAFLASLAIRTATGDESALRHVVLADPDGVARPGSVLRALACGLLAFAIFMAAKYIEDDLHYLFVPTETVLSASASSLMTREVSYLLNAPLHAQHAFQYAAGWTVVVGSLWPFFRTRRIGMSAAIVWALITAERGDTAGEDLFHVAMSLVQWIGIYVFVTVLARRQGLAYLVMFWAMSVSGQFYGLYRFGFASSHPFDVATIERSVLVFGPIVALTIWGVVRWRRCATVTWQHRPPSRGGALNT; this is encoded by the coding sequence GTGCGCGCTCTTTCGAATCGTTCGTGGGTCTCGTCCGCGCCGCCGTCCCGGCGCGCGATCATCGCGTTTCTTGCCGCCGGGTTCGCGGGCTTTGTCGCCTTCCTCGCCTATTACAACGACGCCTTTCCGGAGGCGTCGATCGACTTTCGCATCTCGCGCGAAGAGGCCGCCACGCGCTCTCGCGCGCTTTTGGCGAGCCTGGATTTCGATCTCGCGGGCTACCGCGACGTCACAACGCTTGCCGAGACGCGCACCGACATCAACTACCTTGAACGCAAGCTCGGCCTCTCCAAAGCGAACGAACTTTTTCGCGACACAGTTTCCGTATGGCGATGGAGCACCCGCTTTTACCGCGAACTCGAGGAAGTCGAATACGCGGTCTTGTGGGACATTTCCGGAAAGCTCGCGGGTCTCCACCGCAAGTTGCCGGAAAACGAGGCGCGACCCGAAATCCCGGAGGCCGTCGCGCGGCGCGTCGCCGAGGAATTTCTCGCCGGACCCGCGGGCGTCGATCTTGCGCAATACGAGCTTATCGAGCGACAGGAAGAGTCGCAGCCCAATCGCCTCGATCGCACGCTGACCTGGCGGCGTATCGGCTTCGACGTGGATGGCGCTGAACTGCGCCGCTCGGTGACGTTGCAGGGCGACGAGATCGGCCACTACGACACGCGCCTGAAAATCCCCGAGGCCTGGAGCCGCGAGCGCACCGCGTTACGCAAGTTGCGCGATACAGTCAATGCGATCAACGGATTGCCGATCCTCGCGCTTTCGCTTGCGGCGGTGGTTTTTTTCGTCATCGCGTTGCACCGGCGGCGCACGCATATCCGGGCCGCGCTGCCGATCGCCGTCGCGGTCGGTCTTTTGGTCATCGCCGTTCAAATCAACGCGCTGCCGCTCATGTTGCGCGGCTACCCGACCACCGACTCGTTCCTGTCGTTCGCGTTCAAAACCATCGCGTTCATGCTGCTCGGAGGGCTCGGCGCGGGAATCGGCACGCTTGGGATCGTCGCCGTCGCGGACGCCGCGGGGCGCTTTCGCCCGTTCGGTCCCGCCCAGCGGTTCGACGCGCTCGAACCGCGTCTTGTGCGCGATCCCGGCGTTTATCGCCGCGTCCTTTGCGGCTACGCGCTCGCGTTCGTATCTCTCGGTTACGTTACGCTGTTCTACGTCGCCGGGATCCGATGGTTCGGCGCGTGGACGCCCGTGGACATCCGGTTTTCCGAAACCTTTTCCACCTGGTTTCCGAGCCTTCAGGCGCTGCTCGTCGGTGTGTCCGCGGCATCGGGCGAGGAAGGTTTGTTTCGCCTGTTCGCGATCGCGTTTCTTTGGCGCATCACGGGGCGCCCGTGGCTTTCCGTGTTGCTGCCCGCGATCGTCTGGGGATTCGCGCACACCTCGTATCCACAAGAACCCGTATACATTCGAGGTGTCGAACTGACGCTTGAAGGCGTCCTTTTTGGGCTTGTCTTCCTGCGATTCGGCATCGTCACCACACTTGTCTCGCACTGCGTCTTCAATACGTTCGTCGGGGTCGTTCCGCACTTTCAGTCCGGCGATCCACGATTGATCGTATTCGCGCTCCTCGCGCTGGCCGCTCCGGTGGGATTCGTATTCGCCGCGGACCGCGCCGCCATTCGCTATCGACGCAAACGCGGCGCCGCCTCGACCGCGACGCCCGCGCCGATCCCCGAAATGCCCGACGCTCTTGCCTCATCGCCGGTATCCGCCGCGACCGGCGTCCTCTCACCGGGGCGCACCGTCGCGGCGCTCGCGGTCATCGCCGCGCTTGCCATCGCGGCGACCACGATCATCGATCCGCCCGATCCGTTCGGCGCTCCGCCTCCTGTGACCATGACGCCGGCCGAAGCCGAAGCCATCTCGACGCGATATCTGCGCGATCTCGGTTACAACCCGGAGGGGTTCCGGTCGTTTACGACCTTCGATGACGATCGTGTGGGCCTGCCGCTGTACGCGGTCGCCATGCTCGGGCCGGACGACGCGGCGGATCGATTCGGAGCGTATTACGCACGCGCGCCGCAATGGCGAACGCAATGGTACAAATTCGAAACAATCGATCGATATTCGGTCACGATCGCTGACGATGGGCGCCTGCTTCGATTCGACGCCGATCTCCCGGAAGACGCCCCGGGCGCGTCGATTGTGCGAACGGACGCGATCGAGCGCGCGACGGATGCGATGCGACGTTTCGACTTCCTCGCCGATGGCGACTGGGTTGTCGAAGAGGTCGATGAATACGCTCGCCCGGCGCGCCTGGATTTCGACGTCGAATGGCTCGATGAGTCGTTCGAGCTTGCCGGGCTGCGCCGCGAAATCGAGGCGTCCGTTGCCGGCGATCGCGTCGCGGGGCTCTACCCGGCACGGTACGATGTGCCCGACGCCTGGGAGCGCGAACGGCGAATGCGCGCGGACGATCCGCTCCACACGGTGTGGAGCTTCGCGCCGATCGCCGGATTCCTGATCATCGGCCTCGTGGTGATCGTTCGTCTCGGCCGCGCGGTCGTACGCGGTCAGGCAAAGCGTGCGGACCTGCACTTTGCAATTGTGTGCGCCCTGCTTTTCGGATTCGTGGCGTCCGCGGCGTGGACAGCCAACAAACTGCCCGGCTTCTACGACGATTATGCGCAAAACACGGAGGAACCGGCGACGCAATACGTTACGCGGCAAATCGCGATCGCGGCGATCGGCGCGCTTGGCGACACGGCGACGATATTTATCTTCGCCTTTCTGGCGTCGCTCGCGATCCGCACGGCGACCGGCGACGAGTCCGCTTTACGGCATGTTGTCCTTGCGGATCCGGATGGCGTCGCGCGGCCGGGATCGGTCCTTCGCGCGCTCGCATGCGGCCTGCTCGCGTTCGCGATTTTCATGGCCGCGAAATATATTGAGGACGATCTTCACTACCTGTTCGTCCCCACGGAAACCGTCTTGTCGGCATCGGCATCGAGCCTCATGACGCGCGAGGTTTCGTATCTGCTCAATGCGCCGCTGCATGCCCAGCATGCGTTTCAGTACGCGGCCGGCTGGACCGTCGTCGTGGGCTCGCTTTGGCCGTTTTTCCGTACAAGGCGCATCGGCATGTCGGCCGCGATCGTGTGGGCGCTCATCACCGCGGAACGCGGCGATACCGCGGGCGAAGACCTTTTCCATGTCGCGATGTCGCTCGTGCAGTGGATCGGCATCTACGTATTCGTTACCGTCCTAGCTAGGCGACAGGGTCTCGCCTACCTCGTGATGTTCTGGGCCATGAGCGTTTCGGGGCAGTTTTACGGCCTCTATCGGTTCGGCTTCGCGTCGTCGCACCCCTTCGACGTCGCGACGATCGAGCGATCGGTTCTGGTGTTCGGACCAATCGTCGCGCTGACGATTTGGGGTGTCGTGCGCTGGCGGCGGTGTGCGACCGTAACCTGGCAACATCGCCCGCCGTCTAGAGGCGGCGCGCTCAATACGTGA
- a CDS encoding cytochrome c, producing the protein MSDTPNSAATPAAAKRTRRVRWFAGVWSAVTLVAAVPILASVALSAHEWHAWRTDPDWELFRDTCSECHAVSRPQRFAKSPEQWRRTVDTMLAKDPDYGKLITEEERKRIAALLIRHRSAGAKELFEIRCNACHQAGVIDAYRDLDEEALRDLLGRHVLTHNYYVQTWEGDLIYNAIRERFAAMPRGETVSDVGSQRLFERRCNVCHTVGFRYRTMFDRPRTPAEWYEIIERMRQKAPDFILETEIASLLAHIMRIEETGRPVP; encoded by the coding sequence GTGAGCGATACGCCCAATAGCGCCGCGACGCCGGCCGCCGCGAAACGCACCAGGCGCGTGCGCTGGTTTGCCGGCGTGTGGTCGGCGGTAACGCTTGTCGCCGCCGTGCCGATCCTCGCGTCCGTCGCGCTGTCCGCGCACGAGTGGCATGCCTGGCGCACGGACCCGGATTGGGAGCTTTTTCGCGACACGTGTTCGGAGTGCCACGCCGTCAGCCGGCCGCAGCGTTTCGCAAAATCGCCCGAGCAATGGCGGCGCACCGTTGACACCATGCTCGCAAAAGACCCGGATTACGGAAAGCTCATCACCGAGGAGGAACGCAAGCGGATCGCGGCGCTGCTCATACGCCATCGATCGGCCGGCGCAAAAGAGCTGTTCGAGATCCGCTGCAACGCCTGCCACCAAGCCGGGGTCATCGACGCCTATCGCGACCTCGACGAGGAGGCGCTGCGCGATTTGCTTGGCCGCCATGTGCTGACGCATAACTACTACGTCCAGACCTGGGAAGGCGATCTGATCTACAACGCGATCCGCGAACGCTTCGCGGCCATGCCTCGCGGGGAGACCGTGAGTGACGTCGGCAGCCAGCGGCTCTTCGAGCGGCGCTGCAACGTCTGCCATACGGTCGGCTTCCGCTACCGCACGATGTTCGACCGCCCGCGCACGCCCGCGGAGTGGTACGAGATCATCGAACGCATGCGCCAGAAGGCGCCGGATTTCATTTTGGAGACGGAGATCGCCTCCCTGCTCGCGCACATCATGCGCATCGAGGAGACGGGGAGGCCGGTGCCCTGA
- a CDS encoding CehA/McbA family metallohydrolase, with protein sequence MNKILPFLALCALLAFAPIACSCGDDDDDDGGGVGDDDVSDDDADDDDTGGDDDDTDDDDDADDDDDADDDDDAWPNLSDTLGAGEVRAGIVTAPDELIGGPAAAGELGDIKLYNANAEFIVRHPDNPGVVWTKYGGNLIDADRAQPGASGFDGLAGLSHIFGLARVFKGLTAEVLEDGHNGPAVVRVVGKDAGLDIIDNAAKTWNYNLTVEMIYTLHPDSDHLIVTTHLINKNQTRNRQVFVADFPMWADDMATFSPRAGFNMGDADLLAQLRWMGAVSREFHPVSYGIAPSTPGANVYAPYVDGDIVPLMMGTPDLPAGGEAWVERLFIVGDGDTRLIQAAADAVDQTANLGTIEGSINEDKGGLPDEVTVIVTDKTRPAGQNFVAALRPDDSGNFGIALPAAKYRLQAIGEGRNDGATVEVTVTAGNTITPLVEIEEAGLLDFDVTDGDALAIPAKITLQNGHGAGPESGVARLIYSATGSEAVKVAPGAYTATASRGFEYEIVTEDITIVAGQTTPFTASLDRVVDTAGYLSGDFHIHTQFSVDSQVPARTRVRELVAEGLEIPVITDHDHISDYTALVAEAGMEAFIKPVAGCEVSPIIGHMNAWPLTPPPGSPRYYAIPLMEYDANDVATAWLQFPDLWGIVRNDFGAGVVQINHPRDSTGWFDYVQYDPASGVSSTVPHRWGTDFDAIEVWNGGKSDQGTLIDWFSFLDQGLIYTMNGNSDSHTSTSELGNPRNYVQMPTDDPAAASEADLTAAMLGQKNVVSAGVFIDFSIEGVGLGGTVPDHGAGMVDLDIRVQAPEWVETNFLKVYTNHGDVIVDMAIPSTGVVRYDDTLSVGPISEDSYFVIEAGHTTGRLGPVAPGENIFAMTNPIFVDVDMNDVFDAPGLP encoded by the coding sequence ATGAACAAAATTCTTCCATTCCTCGCGCTTTGCGCGCTTTTGGCGTTTGCCCCCATCGCCTGCTCTTGCGGCGACGACGACGACGATGACGGCGGCGGTGTCGGCGACGATGACGTGTCGGATGACGACGCGGACGACGACGATACCGGTGGCGACGATGACGACACCGACGACGACGACGACGCGGATGATGACGATGATGCGGACGATGACGACGACGCGTGGCCGAACCTTTCGGATACGCTTGGCGCTGGCGAGGTCCGTGCGGGCATCGTCACCGCCCCGGACGAGCTGATCGGCGGACCCGCGGCCGCGGGCGAGCTTGGCGACATCAAGTTGTACAACGCGAACGCCGAGTTCATCGTCCGCCATCCGGACAATCCCGGCGTCGTCTGGACCAAATACGGCGGCAACCTGATCGACGCGGACCGGGCGCAACCGGGCGCGTCGGGCTTTGACGGCCTGGCCGGCCTTAGCCACATTTTCGGCCTGGCCCGCGTGTTCAAGGGATTGACCGCGGAGGTCCTCGAAGACGGTCACAACGGCCCGGCCGTTGTGCGCGTCGTCGGCAAGGACGCCGGGCTCGACATCATCGACAACGCGGCCAAGACCTGGAATTACAACCTGACCGTCGAAATGATCTACACGCTGCATCCGGATTCGGATCACCTGATCGTCACGACGCATCTCATCAATAAGAACCAGACGCGCAACCGGCAGGTCTTCGTCGCCGACTTCCCCATGTGGGCGGACGACATGGCGACGTTCTCGCCGCGCGCGGGCTTCAACATGGGCGACGCCGATCTGCTCGCGCAACTCCGCTGGATGGGCGCGGTCAGCCGCGAGTTTCATCCCGTTTCGTACGGCATCGCGCCATCCACGCCCGGGGCGAACGTTTACGCGCCTTACGTGGACGGCGACATCGTACCCCTGATGATGGGCACGCCCGATCTTCCCGCGGGCGGCGAAGCCTGGGTCGAGCGCCTATTCATCGTCGGCGACGGTGACACGCGCCTCATTCAGGCGGCCGCGGACGCCGTGGACCAGACGGCGAACCTGGGCACGATCGAGGGCTCGATCAATGAAGACAAGGGCGGTCTTCCCGACGAGGTGACGGTGATCGTGACGGACAAGACGCGGCCGGCGGGGCAAAACTTCGTCGCCGCGCTGCGCCCGGACGATTCCGGCAATTTCGGTATCGCCCTGCCCGCGGCCAAATACCGGCTGCAGGCGATCGGCGAGGGACGCAACGACGGCGCCACGGTCGAGGTCACGGTGACCGCCGGCAACACCATCACGCCGCTTGTCGAAATCGAAGAGGCGGGCCTTCTGGATTTTGACGTGACGGACGGCGACGCGCTGGCGATTCCCGCGAAGATCACACTCCAGAACGGCCATGGCGCGGGACCCGAATCCGGCGTGGCGCGCCTGATTTACTCGGCGACGGGCAGCGAAGCGGTCAAGGTCGCGCCGGGCGCCTACACCGCAACCGCGTCACGCGGTTTCGAATACGAGATCGTCACCGAGGACATCACCATCGTCGCCGGACAGACGACGCCGTTCACCGCTTCGCTTGACCGCGTGGTCGATACGGCCGGTTACCTCTCCGGCGATTTCCACATCCACACGCAATTCTCCGTGGACTCGCAAGTGCCCGCGCGCACGCGCGTGCGCGAACTGGTCGCCGAGGGCCTGGAGATTCCGGTCATCACCGACCACGATCACATCTCCGATTACACGGCGCTGGTCGCGGAAGCGGGGATGGAGGCGTTCATCAAGCCGGTGGCGGGTTGCGAGGTCAGCCCCATCATTGGGCACATGAACGCGTGGCCGCTCACGCCCCCGCCGGGCAGCCCGCGGTATTACGCGATTCCGCTCATGGAATACGACGCGAACGACGTGGCCACCGCGTGGCTTCAGTTCCCGGATCTTTGGGGCATCGTGCGCAACGATTTCGGCGCCGGTGTCGTCCAGATCAATCATCCGCGCGATTCGACCGGCTGGTTCGATTACGTGCAATACGATCCGGCGTCCGGCGTTTCAAGCACGGTCCCGCATCGCTGGGGCACGGATTTCGACGCCATCGAGGTGTGGAACGGCGGCAAGAGCGACCAGGGCACGCTCATCGACTGGTTCAGTTTCCTTGACCAAGGCCTCATTTACACGATGAACGGCAATTCCGATTCGCACACGTCGACGTCGGAACTCGGCAACCCGCGGAACTATGTCCAGATGCCGACCGACGATCCCGCCGCGGCGAGCGAGGCCGATCTGACCGCGGCCATGCTCGGGCAGAAAAACGTGGTGAGCGCCGGCGTGTTCATCGATTTTTCCATCGAAGGCGTCGGCCTTGGCGGAACCGTGCCCGACCACGGCGCCGGCATGGTCGATCTGGATATCCGCGTCCAGGCGCCGGAGTGGGTGGAGACAAACTTCCTGAAGGTCTACACGAACCACGGCGACGTGATCGTGGACATGGCAATTCCATCCACCGGGGTCGTGCGTTACGACGATACGCTCAGCGTCGGCCCGATTTCGGAGGACTCGTATTTCGTCATCGAGGCCGGCCACACGACGGGGCGCCTCGGGCCCGTCGCGCCGGGCGAGAACATCTTCGCGATGACGAACCCGATCTTCGTCGATGTGGACATGAACGACGTGTTCGACGCGCCCGGACTTCCCTGA
- a CDS encoding SpoIIE family protein phosphatase: MILIVDDETLNRKVIQWSLKRLGVEFLHAKNGREAMDLLAERDDIHLVVLDLMMPVIDGFGVLEWLGGSERHADIPVVVNSALTDIDSVKRALSMGAYDYFLKPLSSDTLEVLLPTKAKNAMERSQLMREVRRRRDALQAELASAVRFQSSMLPKREDFLPLHIDYVYQPSSGVGGDFFDALRLDESRIALFIGDVTGHGLKAGMMSLMVKSVFRELIVRHPDPATLVHRMNRTLLSVFELGHYITGVYALFDLKRGTMTYANCGHPSPVRRMADGSTELLPGSGNFLGMLDDIQVDINEAPLTHGTRLLLFTDGVSEATDGEGRDLEVEGLCRAFGETDVNAEEPSRDLCDKVVAWQGSNEFRDDVLLVTCWLDGEAVAMAG, encoded by the coding sequence ATGATTCTGATCGTCGACGACGAAACGCTCAATCGCAAGGTCATTCAGTGGTCCCTGAAGCGCCTGGGCGTCGAATTCCTGCACGCCAAAAACGGGCGCGAAGCGATGGACCTGCTTGCCGAACGCGACGATATCCATCTGGTCGTCCTTGACCTTATGATGCCGGTCATCGACGGATTCGGCGTGCTGGAATGGCTTGGCGGCTCCGAGCGCCACGCCGATATCCCGGTTGTTGTCAATTCCGCGCTGACCGATATCGATTCGGTCAAGCGCGCGCTCAGCATGGGCGCGTACGACTATTTCCTGAAACCGTTGTCGAGCGACACCCTCGAGGTGCTCCTGCCGACCAAGGCGAAAAACGCGATGGAGCGGTCGCAGCTCATGCGCGAGGTGCGCCGGCGGCGGGACGCATTGCAGGCCGAACTCGCCTCCGCCGTGCGTTTCCAGTCCTCCATGCTACCCAAACGCGAGGATTTCCTTCCGCTGCATATCGACTACGTTTACCAGCCGAGTTCGGGCGTGGGGGGCGACTTTTTCGACGCGCTTCGCCTTGATGAGTCGCGCATCGCGCTTTTTATCGGGGACGTTACCGGGCACGGGTTGAAAGCCGGCATGATGTCCCTGATGGTGAAATCCGTGTTTCGCGAACTGATCGTCCGGCACCCGGATCCTGCGACGCTCGTGCATCGAATGAATCGCACGCTGCTTTCGGTTTTTGAACTTGGGCACTACATCACGGGTGTCTACGCGCTGTTTGACCTGAAACGCGGCACGATGACCTACGCGAATTGCGGGCACCCCAGCCCCGTGCGCCGCATGGCGGACGGATCGACGGAGCTTCTGCCGGGTTCCGGCAATTTTCTTGGCATGCTCGATGACATTCAGGTCGATATCAACGAGGCGCCGCTGACGCACGGGACGCGGCTTCTGCTTTTCACCGACGGCGTCAGCGAAGCGACCGACGGCGAGGGGCGCGACCTCGAAGTCGAAGGCCTGTGCCGCGCGTTCGGCGAAACCGACGTGAATGCCGAAGAACCCAGCCGGGATCTTTGCGACAAGGTGGTCGCCTGGCAGGGATCGAACGAATTTCGCGACGACGTCCTGCTTGTCACGTGCTGGCTCGACGGCGAGGCCGTGGCGATGGCGGGTTGA
- a CDS encoding STAS domain-containing protein: protein MKVETKAEGDTTHVIFHGNMDLGSVEEVRRELDKVGELDSERFVLDFQNVGYVDSAGLGALVVFHKTRQGKSIVLKNVNDRVRKLFQITRLDSVFKIE from the coding sequence ATGAAGGTCGAAACGAAGGCCGAAGGCGATACGACGCACGTCATTTTTCACGGGAACATGGATCTTGGCAGCGTCGAAGAGGTCCGGCGCGAACTCGACAAGGTCGGCGAGCTCGATTCGGAACGGTTTGTCCTCGATTTTCAAAACGTCGGCTACGTTGACAGCGCGGGGCTTGGCGCGCTTGTCGTCTTTCACAAAACGCGGCAGGGCAAAAGCATCGTCCTGAAGAACGTCAACGATCGCGTGCGCAAGCTGTTCCAGATCACCCGTCTCGACTCGGTATTCAAGATCGAATAG
- a CDS encoding HNH endonuclease has translation MSACVAMTFAEMCRREGLYVQRGMYWRARPGRSLVFISSRGRSGYTDHTALNGAFIVYEGHNAMRHRAAPLPQLVDQPIRTRSGNPTVNGRFLDAASAYRSGLAPAETIHVYRKLGGGVWLFLGPHLLVDGWTESDGRRLVCKFKLKPATGYAGRDTVDLVRSDAASVAAPRAIPAGVRARVWNRDGGRCVVCGATENLHFDHIVPASKGGSSATAKNVRLLCAAHNLAKSDRLDR, from the coding sequence ATGAGCGCGTGCGTCGCCATGACGTTCGCCGAGATGTGCCGGCGCGAAGGCCTTTATGTTCAGCGCGGCATGTATTGGCGCGCCCGGCCCGGGCGCTCGCTCGTGTTCATTTCCAGCCGCGGGCGCTCCGGGTACACCGACCACACCGCGCTAAACGGCGCCTTCATCGTGTACGAAGGCCACAACGCCATGCGGCACCGCGCGGCGCCCCTGCCGCAACTTGTCGATCAGCCGATCCGGACGCGGTCGGGAAATCCAACGGTCAATGGGCGATTTCTCGATGCGGCTAGCGCCTATCGCTCCGGCCTCGCACCCGCGGAGACGATTCACGTCTATCGCAAGCTTGGCGGCGGGGTATGGCTGTTTCTCGGTCCGCACCTGCTTGTGGACGGATGGACCGAGTCGGACGGGCGGCGGCTTGTCTGCAAATTCAAGCTGAAACCGGCGACGGGGTACGCCGGGCGCGACACGGTTGACCTCGTGCGGTCCGATGCCGCCTCGGTGGCTGCCCCCCGCGCGATCCCCGCCGGCGTCCGGGCGCGCGTCTGGAACCGCGACGGCGGCCGCTGCGTCGTCTGCGGCGCGACGGAAAATCTGCACTTCGATCACATCGTCCCGGCGTCGAAGGGCGGATCGTCAGCGACCGCGAAGAACGTCCGCCTGCTCTGCGCCGCGCACAATCTGGCCAAATCCGACCGCCTCGATCGGTGA
- a CDS encoding P-II family nitrogen regulator has translation MKRVEAIIKPFKLDDVTDALQKAGVFGMTVTEVRGSGRQKGHSPLYRGAEYVVDFLPKLKLELVVRDEQVDAIVEAIAEAAHTGKIGDGKIFVYPVEDAVRIRTRERGDDAI, from the coding sequence ATGAAACGAGTTGAGGCCATCATCAAGCCGTTCAAGCTCGACGACGTAACGGACGCGCTGCAAAAGGCGGGCGTGTTTGGCATGACCGTCACCGAGGTGCGCGGGTCGGGCCGGCAGAAGGGGCACAGCCCCTTGTACCGTGGCGCCGAGTACGTCGTGGACTTCCTGCCGAAGCTCAAGCTCGAGCTGGTCGTTCGCGACGAGCAGGTCGACGCGATCGTCGAGGCGATCGCCGAGGCCGCGCACACCGGAAAGATCGGCGACGGAAAGATCTTTGTGTATCCGGTCGAGGACGCGGTTCGAATCCGTACGCGCGAGCGTGGAGATGACGCGATTTGA
- the glnA gene encoding type I glutamate--ammonia ligase, which yields MTPKEVLEFAKKHGAVMVDLKFMDFPGMWQHFGVPIAHLNEGSFEDGFGFDGSSIRGWQPIHASDMLVVPDPSTAVMDPFSAYPTLSLICSISDPITHEEYSRDPRNIAAKAERHMKAAGFADTAFFGPEAEFFILDDVRFDQTANQAFYFIDSVEGAWNTGRAEGPNLGYKPRYKEGYFPVAPTDSMADIRAEMCMELIKIGIDVEAQHHEVATGGQAEIDMKFSPLLKMGDQLMWFKYVLKNVARRHGKTVTFMPKPIFGDNGSGMHVHQSLWKDGKPLFAGDGYGGLSQMALHYIGGIVKHARALAAFTNPTTNSYRRLVPGFEAPINIAYSSRNRSAAIRIPMYSASPKSKRLECRFPDPSCNGYLAFAAMLMAGLDGIKNKIDPGQPLDRDIYGLSPEELKDVPKMPADLPDALAGLQEDHEFLLAGDVFTQDVIDTWVEYKMEKEVSPMRLRPTAYEFMLYYDC from the coding sequence ATGACGCCGAAAGAGGTCTTGGAATTCGCGAAAAAGCATGGGGCGGTCATGGTCGATCTCAAGTTCATGGACTTCCCCGGAATGTGGCAACACTTCGGTGTGCCGATCGCCCATCTGAACGAAGGAAGCTTCGAGGACGGTTTCGGTTTCGACGGCAGCTCGATCCGCGGCTGGCAGCCGATCCACGCTTCGGACATGCTCGTCGTGCCCGATCCGTCCACGGCGGTGATGGATCCGTTTTCCGCCTATCCGACGCTCTCCCTCATCTGCAGCATTTCCGACCCGATCACGCACGAGGAATACAGCCGCGATCCGCGCAACATCGCCGCGAAGGCCGAGCGCCACATGAAGGCCGCCGGCTTCGCCGACACGGCGTTTTTCGGGCCGGAAGCCGAGTTTTTCATTCTGGATGACGTGCGTTTCGACCAGACGGCCAACCAGGCGTTCTACTTCATCGACTCGGTCGAGGGCGCGTGGAACACGGGCCGCGCCGAGGGGCCGAACCTGGGCTACAAGCCGCGTTACAAGGAAGGCTACTTCCCCGTCGCGCCGACCGACAGCATGGCCGACATCCGCGCCGAAATGTGCATGGAGCTGATCAAGATCGGCATCGACGTCGAGGCGCAGCATCACGAGGTCGCCACCGGAGGCCAGGCCGAAATCGACATGAAGTTTTCGCCGCTCCTGAAGATGGGCGACCAGCTCATGTGGTTCAAGTACGTACTGAAGAATGTTGCCCGCCGCCACGGCAAGACGGTCACCTTCATGCCCAAGCCGATCTTCGGCGACAACGGATCGGGCATGCACGTTCACCAGAGCCTGTGGAAAGACGGCAAGCCGCTGTTCGCGGGCGACGGCTACGGCGGTCTTTCGCAAATGGCGCTGCATTACATTGGCGGAATCGTGAAGCACGCGCGCGCCCTCGCCGCGTTCACGAACCCGACGACCAACAGCTACCGCCGACTGGTTCCGGGTTTCGAGGCGCCGATCAACATCGCGTATTCGAGCCGCAACCGCTCGGCCGCGATCCGCATCCCGATGTATTCGGCGTCGCCCAAGTCCAAGCGCCTGGAGTGCCGCTTCCCGGATCCGTCCTGCAACGGCTACCTCGCGTTCGCCGCGATGCTGATGGCCGGCCTCGACGGCATCAAGAACAAGATCGATCCGGGACAGCCGCTGGACCGCGACATCTACGGCCTTTCGCCCGAGGAGCTGAAGGACGTGCCGAAGATGCCCGCCGATCTGCCCGACGCGCTCGCCGGCTTGCAGGAGGACCACGAATTCCTGCTCGCAGGAGACGTCTTCACGCAGGACGTCATCGATACGTGGGTCGAATACAAGATGGAAAAAGAGGTCTCGCCGATGCGCCTTCGCCCGACGGCCTACGAGTTCATGCTGTATTACGATTGCTGA